A window of the Labeo rohita strain BAU-BD-2019 chromosome 1, IGBB_LRoh.1.0, whole genome shotgun sequence genome harbors these coding sequences:
- the tnip2 gene encoding TNFAIP3-interacting protein 2: protein MDEMKRENEALKAKLRSCSTLNTIYHETQQEIARLNQLVISKDGIITELRARLGKYEKTVVIEGEEPYIVGPSKSLIESLCKEICKLKQKLKDSEADTAQRLETSKTEIQRLQEKLKEKDQEIEIIRERPEHEKEREIQRLRSTLAESDRTQATRAVLCNSLAEEAEQLRAQLGATVQVCQELLGRLEKEKNKSVMADQRTQANEMKDSPEVPHLNVIISKLEEENDQLKKRVAYVESLNSKWQKYDSSREEYVRGLCQKLKESNGLASAGPTLTQTSASGNVALFQQEIARLNGLLQDKMMECDRFSRERDDSKRRDQERIQMLEQQVLAYIEDFKSERADRERAQGKILDLQDEVARLQLQIRTQSVQDAPSSRRLHIGLKKVPHRQTDTAEPLRNNPPETSSKRTISNTAPQGAAELQCPRCLTTYDDDHTAEYLNHWDECAKL from the exons ATGGATGAGATGAAGAGGGAGAACGAGGCGCTGAAAGCGAAGTTGCGCAGCTGCTCTACACTCAACACAATTTACCACGAAACACAACAAGAAATTGCTCGTTTAAATCAATTGGTCATCTCCAAAGACGGAATTATTACCGAATTGAGGGCGAGACTGGGGAAATATGAGAAAACAGTGGTCATAGAAGGAGAGGAGCCCTATATTGTAGGGCCGTCGAAATCTCTCATCGAGAGTTTGTGTAAGGAAATTTGcaaattaaagcaaaaactCAAGGACTCAGAGGCAGACACCGCCCAGAGACTGGAAACCAGTAAAACA GAGATCCAGAGGTTGCAAGAAAAGTTGAAGGAGAAGGATCAAGAGATAGAGATCATCAGGGAAAGGCCCGAGCACGAGAAAGAAAGGGAGATCCAGCGACTGCGCTCCACCTTGGCCGAAAGTGACCGGACGCAGGCCACCAGGGCCGTCCTTTGCAACTCTCTGGCTGAAGAAGCTGAGCAGTTGAGGGCACAGCTGGGAGCCACCGTGCAGGTGTGCCAGGAGCTTTTGGGACGGCTGGAGAAGGAGAAAAACAAGTCAGTCATGGCGGATCAGAGAACTCAGGCAAATGAG ATGAAAGATTCCCCTGAAGTTCCCCATCTAAATGTCATCATCAGCAAGTTAGAAGAAGAGAACGACCAGCTTAAAAAGAGAGTTGCATAT GTGGAAAGTTTAAACTCAAAGTGGCAGAAGTACGACTCCAGTAGAGAGGAGTATGTGAGGGGCTTGTGTCAGAAGTTGAAAGAGTCAAACGGTCTGGCATCCGCAGGTCCGACCCTAACCCAAACGTCGGCTTCGGGCAACGTGGCTTTGTTCCAGCAGGAGATCGCGCGGCTCAACGGCCTCCTGCAGGACAAGATGATGGAGTGCGACAGGTTCAGCAGAGAGAGGGATGACAGTAAAAGAAGAGACCAGGAGCGCATTCAGATGCTTGAGCAGCAG GTTTTGGCATATATTGAGGATTTCAAATCCGAGAGGGCAGACCGAGAACGTGCTCAGGGTAAAATCCTGGACCTTCAAGATGAAGTTGCGCGACTACAACTGCAAATACGCACACAG AGCGTCCAAGATGCCCCATCCTCACGGCGACTTCACATTGGCCTAAAAAAAGTTCCCCACCGACAGACGGACACAGCCGAACCACTAAGAAACAATCCCCCAGAAACAAGCTCAAAGAGGACTATCAGTAACACGGCACCGCAGGGAGCCGCTGAACTGCAGTGCCCTCGCTGTCTCACCACGTATGACGACGATCACACGGCCGAATACCTAAACCACTGGGACGAGTGTGCCAAGCTGTGA